A genomic region of Candidatus Firestonebacteria bacterium RIFOXYD2_FULL_39_29 contains the following coding sequences:
- a CDS encoding oxidoreductase produces MEKIKVGVIGCGNISSIYLKNLQLFKSVDLVAVSDIDLKRAEAKAGEFNISKFLSPEKLLKDKDIRIIVNLTIPKAHKDVAMAAIRAGKSVYNEKPLAITREDGQKIISAAKKKGVLVGCAPDTFMGAGIQTVRKIIDSGEIGRPVAATAFMMGSGPEGWHPNPEFFYQKGGGPLFDMGPYYITALVNLIGPVKRVTSSAQISFKERIKGSEPRKGKKIKVEVPTHVSGVLDFKSGAVATIIMSFDVKAAGLPCIEVYCEKGTIAVPDPNTFNGPVKVKRSNKSGWEDIALTYGYSDNSRGLGVADMACALISGRKYRASGELAFHVLDVMQSLHEASEKGKHIMLATTCTKPEAMVKGLKAFELER; encoded by the coding sequence ATGGAGAAGATCAAGGTTGGTGTCATCGGTTGTGGTAACATAAGTTCAATATACCTGAAGAACCTGCAACTCTTTAAATCTGTGGATCTTGTTGCGGTATCGGACATTGATTTGAAAAGAGCAGAGGCAAAAGCCGGGGAGTTTAATATTTCAAAATTTCTTTCCCCGGAAAAGCTATTAAAGGATAAAGACATACGAATAATTGTTAACCTTACAATTCCAAAAGCTCATAAGGATGTTGCAATGGCGGCAATTCGAGCAGGGAAGAGTGTTTACAATGAAAAACCTCTGGCAATTACCCGGGAAGACGGGCAAAAAATTATCTCTGCAGCTAAGAAGAAAGGTGTTTTGGTTGGCTGTGCTCCGGATACTTTTATGGGTGCAGGGATTCAGACGGTCAGAAAGATAATTGATTCAGGGGAAATAGGAAGACCCGTAGCAGCAACTGCATTTATGATGGGCTCCGGACCTGAAGGCTGGCATCCTAATCCCGAGTTTTTCTATCAAAAAGGCGGCGGCCCTCTCTTTGATATGGGTCCTTATTATATAACTGCACTTGTTAATTTAATCGGACCGGTTAAAAGGGTTACAAGTTCCGCACAAATATCCTTTAAAGAAAGAATAAAGGGATCCGAACCGAGAAAAGGCAAAAAAATAAAGGTGGAAGTCCCTACTCACGTATCGGGTGTTCTAGATTTTAAGTCAGGCGCTGTTGCAACAATAATTATGTCTTTTGATGTGAAAGCAGCGGGGTTACCCTGTATAGAAGTTTACTGTGAAAAAGGAACAATAGCTGTTCCGGATCCGAATACATTTAACGGACCTGTTAAGGTTAAAAGAAGTAACAAAAGCGGATGGGAAGATATTGCTCTTACTTACGGTTATTCCGATAATTCGCGGGGTCTGGGTGTCGCTGATATGGCATGTGCCTTAATTAGCGGGAGAAAGTACAGAGCGAGTGGAGAACTTGCCTTTCATGTTCTGGATGTTATGCAGTCTTTACATGAAGCCTCTGAAAAAGGAAAACATATTATGCTTGCGACGACCTGTACAAAACCGGAAGCGATGGTGAAAGGGCTTAAGGCTTTCGAGTTGGAAAGATAA
- a CDS encoding protease, whose amino-acid sequence MSNLAGKRIVILVAEQFQDMEVMYPYYRFKEEGAEIIVAGTGSADIYNGKYGYPIKITTTADKIKASDVDAVIIPGGWAPDFLRRYDFVNKFVRDAFEKGKIIAAICHGGSVLVSARILEGKTATAFKAIKDDMIYAGCNFVDKEVVVDCNLVTSRTPDDLPAFCKTIIKELTK is encoded by the coding sequence ATGTCTAACTTAGCCGGTAAGCGTATTGTCATCCTTGTTGCCGAACAATTCCAGGATATGGAGGTAATGTATCCTTATTACCGGTTCAAAGAAGAAGGCGCGGAAATTATTGTCGCAGGAACGGGGTCGGCAGACATTTACAACGGTAAGTATGGGTATCCTATAAAGATTACAACTACTGCGGATAAAATTAAGGCTTCTGACGTTGATGCTGTTATAATCCCGGGGGGCTGGGCTCCGGATTTTCTTCGCAGATATGATTTTGTCAATAAGTTTGTCCGTGATGCTTTTGAAAAAGGAAAAATAATTGCAGCTATCTGTCATGGCGGGTCTGTACTCGTTTCAGCGCGGATTTTAGAGGGAAAAACTGCAACTGCTTTTAAAGCGATTAAAGACGATATGATTTACGCCGGCTGTAACTTTGTGGATAAAGAAGTTGTGGTAGACTGCAATCTTGTTACTTCTCGCACTCCGGATGACCTGCCTGCTTTCTGTAAAACAATAATAAAGGAGCTGACAAAATGA
- a CDS encoding peptidase M28, whose product MSKESILLIKELTDARGISGYEKEVSVIMERHLESLTNITRDRLGSVIFEKKSGAGNNTPKIMIPGHMDEIGFMVRFVTEEGFIKFIPIGGWYDQVILSQRVIIRTSKGDILGVVGSKPPHIMTKEERSKVLEKKDMFIDVGASSKKEAEEEFGIMPGDPIIPDCPFTPMKNKKLFMAKALDNRVGCALVVDIIKALVKVKHPNIVYGVGTVQEEIGSRGAKTSAFSINPDVCLVAEIGVANDVPGTASDQIIGKLGKGPSISIIDGGMIPNIKLRDLSVSIAKKNKIPMQFTTLTGGGTDGGSVHLNATGVPSLYIAVPIRYIHTHVGIINIDDYENTLKLMLALIKVLDTKTVKGLTA is encoded by the coding sequence ATGAGTAAAGAAAGTATCTTGTTGATTAAAGAACTGACAGATGCACGCGGTATTTCCGGTTATGAAAAAGAAGTAAGTGTAATAATGGAAAGACACTTGGAATCCTTGACAAATATAACAAGGGATCGTCTTGGTTCTGTTATTTTTGAAAAGAAAAGCGGAGCCGGAAATAATACGCCAAAAATAATGATTCCCGGGCACATGGATGAGATTGGCTTTATGGTTAGATTTGTTACAGAAGAGGGATTTATAAAATTTATTCCGATTGGCGGCTGGTATGATCAGGTAATACTTTCACAGAGAGTCATAATAAGAACAAGTAAAGGGGACATTCTTGGAGTAGTCGGAAGCAAGCCTCCGCATATTATGACAAAAGAAGAACGTTCTAAAGTTCTTGAGAAAAAAGATATGTTTATTGATGTCGGTGCTTCTTCGAAAAAAGAGGCAGAGGAGGAGTTTGGAATAATGCCGGGGGATCCAATTATTCCGGACTGTCCATTTACTCCGATGAAGAATAAAAAATTATTCATGGCTAAAGCACTTGATAACAGGGTCGGCTGTGCTTTGGTTGTGGATATTATTAAAGCACTTGTAAAAGTTAAGCATCCAAATATAGTATACGGTGTCGGGACGGTACAGGAAGAGATTGGAAGTCGAGGTGCCAAAACCTCGGCTTTTTCAATAAATCCGGATGTGTGTCTGGTTGCCGAAATAGGAGTTGCAAACGATGTCCCGGGTACGGCGTCTGATCAAATCATAGGCAAGCTGGGAAAGGGACCGAGTATTTCTATTATTGACGGCGGAATGATTCCAAATATAAAACTCAGGGATTTGTCAGTTTCAATAGCCAAAAAAAATAAAATCCCGATGCAATTCACTACCTTAACCGGAGGGGGTACGGATGGCGGATCTGTGCATTTGAACGCGACAGGGGTTCCCAGTCTCTATATTGCGGTACCTATAAGATATATTCACACTCATGTCGGAATAATCAATATTGATGACTACGAAAATACTTTAAAACTTATGCTGGCTCTCATCAAGGTACTTGATACCAAAACGGTAAAAGGTTTGACGGCGTGA
- a CDS encoding peptidase M28 has translation MTSVELLKKLSEADGPSGYEKEVKDLLFEYMKNNGEVSNDKLGSLICKKKGTQSKPAVMLTAHMDEIGFMVKHIAENGFINFLPLGGWAAQVLPAKRVKIKTVKGDVIGIIGSKPPHLMTAEEENKPLMLESLFIDIGASTKAEALEFGVKIGDPVVPVTEFFQMQNKNILLGKAFDDRVGCAVMVKVMNNLKNEKHYNCVYGVAAVQEEVGHRGGTTSTFMVDPDVAIVLECRIANDFPGVEKNDLYSSLGKGALITFYDPGMIPNLKLRNLVVETAREEKIPYQAYTVNTGNTDAAVIHKNRSGVPTIVIGVPTRYFHSHAAIINLDDFEAAVKLVTAVIIKMDAKTVNGFTE, from the coding sequence ATTACTTCCGTTGAGCTTCTAAAGAAATTATCTGAAGCCGATGGTCCTTCAGGTTATGAAAAAGAAGTAAAAGACCTTCTCTTTGAATACATGAAAAACAACGGGGAAGTTTCTAATGATAAACTCGGGAGTTTGATCTGTAAAAAAAAAGGAACTCAATCTAAACCAGCCGTAATGCTTACCGCACATATGGATGAAATTGGTTTTATGGTTAAGCATATTGCCGAAAACGGTTTTATTAATTTCTTGCCTCTGGGTGGATGGGCCGCTCAAGTTTTACCTGCGAAAAGAGTCAAGATAAAGACGGTCAAAGGGGATGTCATAGGAATTATCGGAAGCAAACCTCCTCATCTTATGACAGCGGAGGAAGAAAATAAACCATTAATGTTAGAAAGTCTTTTTATTGATATAGGCGCTTCGACAAAAGCAGAGGCTCTTGAATTTGGAGTAAAAATCGGAGATCCTGTGGTGCCGGTGACTGAGTTTTTTCAGATGCAAAATAAAAATATTCTTCTCGGAAAAGCGTTTGATGACCGTGTCGGCTGTGCGGTGATGGTAAAAGTTATGAATAATCTGAAAAATGAAAAGCATTATAACTGCGTCTATGGGGTTGCTGCTGTACAGGAGGAAGTGGGGCATAGAGGAGGCACGACCAGTACCTTTATGGTAGATCCCGATGTTGCTATTGTCCTTGAATGCCGCATTGCCAATGATTTTCCGGGCGTTGAAAAAAACGATCTATACAGCTCCCTGGGAAAAGGCGCTTTAATTACTTTTTATGATCCGGGAATGATCCCAAATTTAAAATTAAGGAACCTGGTGGTTGAAACGGCCAGGGAAGAAAAGATACCTTATCAGGCCTATACCGTAAATACCGGCAATACGGATGCTGCGGTAATTCATAAGAACAGAAGCGGTGTTCCAACAATCGTAATAGGAGTCCCAACAAGATACTTTCACAGCCACGCAGCAATAATCAATCTTGACGATTTTGAAGCAGCCGTAAAATTAGTAACAGCCGTCATTATAAAGATGGATGCTAAGACAGTGAACGGTTTTACGGAGTAA
- a CDS encoding RNA polymerase sigma-54 factor encodes MGEDQRLELRQGQRLILSPLLQQSLKILQLPAIELKEYIDEELEKNPVLETAEREPELPAAEKDDGSLDIEKLAEHFAKEGSGPDTYEERERGKKPDIDYENLAHTRYSLEEHLLFQLHMSDIPEDELKVAEYLIGNINEDGYLLVSVEEAAEKAGVPVETGVKALAVIQGFDPTGVGAINLRECLKIQLKAKGLEATLSYKLVELYWEEFEKGHLEVIAEKEKIDIKNVYKAIEVISKLEPKPGLEVNDSEVRYIVPDILVEKDENGSFRISLNNEGVPFLKISKFYREMSQKANITLEEKKFLKDKFSSAVWLINAIGQRKKTLLKVTAAIIEAQKDFLENGTDYLKPLALKEISEKIGMHQSTVSRVTAGKYVQTPKGIFPFRFFFNVKIATGEGGPCVASRAVKDAIKNIIEEDKNGNMSDSKIQIVLGELGFKVSRRTVAKYREGMKILPAIKRKILGKMKGGSLQ; translated from the coding sequence ATGGGTGAGGATCAGAGATTAGAGTTAAGACAGGGCCAGCGGTTGATCCTTAGTCCGCTTTTACAGCAGTCGCTTAAGATACTGCAGCTTCCTGCTATAGAATTAAAAGAATATATAGATGAAGAACTGGAAAAAAATCCGGTTCTGGAAACTGCCGAAAGGGAGCCTGAGCTTCCGGCGGCGGAAAAAGATGACGGGTCTTTGGACATAGAAAAGCTTGCGGAACACTTTGCAAAAGAAGGTTCAGGGCCGGATACTTATGAAGAAAGAGAACGCGGCAAAAAACCTGATATTGATTATGAAAATTTGGCCCATACCAGGTATTCGCTTGAAGAGCATCTTTTGTTCCAGTTGCATATGTCGGATATTCCGGAAGATGAACTGAAAGTCGCTGAATATTTGATAGGAAATATCAATGAAGACGGGTATCTTCTTGTAAGCGTTGAAGAAGCTGCAGAAAAAGCCGGTGTTCCCGTAGAAACAGGGGTAAAAGCGCTGGCGGTGATTCAGGGTTTTGATCCGACGGGAGTAGGTGCAATAAACCTCAGAGAATGCCTTAAAATTCAGCTTAAAGCAAAGGGTCTGGAGGCGACACTTTCGTATAAGCTGGTGGAGTTATACTGGGAAGAGTTTGAAAAAGGACATCTTGAGGTTATAGCGGAAAAAGAGAAAATAGATATTAAGAATGTTTATAAAGCTATTGAGGTTATCTCAAAACTTGAACCAAAACCCGGGTTAGAGGTTAATGATTCTGAAGTGCGGTATATTGTGCCGGATATTCTGGTGGAAAAAGATGAGAACGGGAGTTTCAGAATCAGTTTAAATAACGAAGGCGTTCCATTTTTAAAGATAAGCAAATTTTACAGGGAGATGAGTCAAAAAGCAAATATTACTCTCGAAGAAAAGAAGTTTTTGAAAGACAAATTCAGCTCTGCAGTCTGGTTGATCAATGCGATAGGCCAGAGAAAAAAGACACTTTTAAAAGTTACAGCGGCGATAATTGAAGCGCAGAAGGATTTTCTGGAAAACGGAACTGACTATTTGAAACCGCTGGCTTTAAAAGAGATAAGCGAGAAAATAGGGATGCATCAATCTACGGTCTCAAGGGTCACGGCGGGAAAGTATGTGCAGACTCCGAAGGGTATTTTCCCCTTCAGGTTTTTCTTTAATGTAAAAATTGCAACAGGCGAAGGGGGGCCGTGTGTGGCTTCCAGAGCCGTAAAAGATGCTATAAAAAATATAATAGAGGAGGATAAAAACGGGAACATGAGCGACAGCAAGATCCAAATTGTATTGGGTGAGCTGGGTTTTAAAGTTTCCAGACGTACTGTAGCAAAATACCGGGAAGGAATGAAAATACTTCCGGCGATAAAAAGAAAAATTCTTGGTAAAATGAAAGGGGGAAGTCTTCAATGA